ACAGGGCCCGTGCCCCCAGCCACGCGGCCAGCAGCCCGGCCAGGCCGGGGCCAACGATCCCCAGCAGTTCGGTAGTCGCGCTGGACAGCGCGAACGCCGAGCGGGCGTCGTCACGGCCCACCACCAGCGGCACGGTGGCCTGGTTGGTGGGCGTGAAGAAGGCCGTCAGGGCGTTGAGCGCGACCATCAGGACGTAGATCTGCCAGACTTGAGTCACGAAAAACATCAGACCGATGACGACCATGCGCCCGAAGTGGCAGGCGACCAGGACGGTGCGGCGGTTGACCCGGTCAGCCAGGACGCCGGCCAGGGGGCTGAGCAGCACAAAGGTGGTCACGCGCAGGGTCAGGGCGACGGCCAGCACCGCCGGGGCCTGGTCTGGCCCGGCGAGCTGCGCGGCGAGCAGGGCCAGGCCCACCCAGGTCAGCGCGTCGCCGATCTGACTGATGGTCTGTGCCGCGTACAGCCGGGCAAAGCGCGGGTTGCTCAGGGCACCGAACAGCGCCGGGGGATTCACGATGCCTCCCCGGTGTTGGCGGTGTCGGCGTTCTGGTTGTGAGCGCTGTGCCCAGGCAGACCGAGGCGGTGATGCTGGGCGTGGCTGAACGCCTGGGTGAGCAGCCCCACCAGGTGGCTGTCCGCGAGACGGTACTGCACGCGCGGGCCGTTCCGGCGCGGGATGACGAGACCAGCGTGACGCAGCACGCCCAGATGCCGGCTGACGGTACTCTGAGGCTGATCCAGCAGCCCGGTCAGCTCACCAACCGCATGTTCGCCGTCCTGGAGGGCCAGCAGCAGGGTCAGCCGGGTGGGGTCAGCCAGCGCCTGGAACAGTCCGCTGACGTGCGCGAGATCGGCAGGGTTGGGGGGAAAAGACAGGGGGTGCCGGTGCATGGGGGCAGCATATCCGGTTATGCGGAATAGCGGAAAGCAGAACTAATCTTCAGGGACATTGCGCCGGTGCGTGTTCCACTTCAGATGCTGAGCCTCCCCGCCTCCCTGCTGACGCTGCTGGCCACTTCAGCGCTGGTCGCGCCACACCTCTGTCCTGAGAACAGGTTAACCGACAGCAAGGCAAATTGCAGGCCATAAATGCCTACCCCACACAGACCACAATCATGAGACGGCTCTTGCAGGACGAACCAATGGGCTGATCAGTGTCCAACACTGATAGCAGACTCCAATCGCCCCATGATGAGGTGCTGTGCTGGATGACCCAGCCACAGGGTCCATAACGGCGTGACTTTCGAAACCAGCACCTGAAAACCAAAC
This region of Deinococcus humi genomic DNA includes:
- a CDS encoding ArsR/SmtB family transcription factor, with product MHRHPLSFPPNPADLAHVSGLFQALADPTRLTLLLALQDGEHAVGELTGLLDQPQSTVSRHLGVLRHAGLVIPRRNGPRVQYRLADSHLVGLLTQAFSHAQHHRLGLPGHSAHNQNADTANTGEAS